One segment of Micromonospora parathelypteridis DNA contains the following:
- a CDS encoding sugar transferase, which produces MITQRRVKRLLDIVLALLILILALPVLLAALLLVRIQLGSPTLFVQERTGRWQLPVRIFKIRTMSDERDAAGNLLPDGLRCGLVGRVLRRLSIDELPQLVNVIRGDLSLIGPRPLLPRYDAWYTERERRRFDMRPGITGLAQIHGRNSVVWDKRLALDVQYVEQWSLWLDLRILVATVSMVLSGRGVAVDPSAEMLDLDKERGLKCVST; this is translated from the coding sequence ATGATTACGCAACGTCGGGTGAAGCGGTTGCTGGACATAGTGCTCGCTCTGCTGATCCTGATCCTGGCACTACCGGTCCTGCTGGCCGCTCTGCTGCTGGTCCGGATTCAACTGGGTTCGCCGACTCTGTTCGTTCAGGAACGCACCGGCCGGTGGCAACTACCCGTCCGAATCTTCAAGATCCGCACGATGTCCGACGAACGTGACGCCGCCGGCAATCTGCTGCCGGACGGGCTCCGCTGTGGCCTGGTCGGTCGCGTGTTACGTCGCCTGAGCATCGACGAGCTGCCCCAGCTGGTCAACGTCATCAGGGGAGATCTCAGCCTGATTGGCCCGCGACCACTGCTCCCTCGCTACGACGCCTGGTACACGGAACGGGAGCGGCGACGCTTCGACATGCGTCCCGGAATCACGGGGCTCGCCCAGATCCACGGCCGCAACAGCGTCGTCTGGGACAAACGTCTGGCACTCGACGTGCAGTACGTCGAACAGTGGAGCCTCTGGCTGGACCTGCGAATACTCGTCGCGACGGTCTCCATGGTCCTCTCCGGAAGGGGCGTCGCGGTCGACCCCAGTGCCGAGATGCTCGATCTGGACAAGGAACGAGGATTGAAGTGCGTCTCGACCTGA
- a CDS encoding GNAT family N-acetyltransferase, whose amino-acid sequence MTDAHSPSDDRCPDVYFTRGYGSADAKAEGATWRMTHCDDDVLAPFLERRIDEQWTDGISPYGYAGIHVGPSCGRHDLEKMWPQLVDCWRAAGLVSLFFRFSPLDTRSAEFASTLPGLNFSWQGENVVVPVDQGADAVWKQLDGRARTAIRKAERVGLTAEVRYADPADLGPGSSFRRLYEQTMTRIGSDPRYFFTNAYYQALRDGLGKNLLVAEVRDEVGAPIASALVMRHLGLAHYHLAGSAAEAGRRGANNLLVWSILRWSAENDCRRVHLGGGISARADDSLLMFKRSFGGTRAPFWTASLVVDEDAYELLVQTAATRSGRPASTLRASGWFPAYRST is encoded by the coding sequence TTGACCGATGCCCACTCGCCATCCGACGACCGCTGCCCAGACGTCTACTTCACGCGCGGCTACGGCTCTGCGGACGCCAAGGCAGAGGGTGCCACCTGGCGCATGACCCACTGCGACGACGACGTCCTGGCCCCCTTCCTCGAGCGACGCATCGACGAGCAGTGGACCGACGGGATCAGTCCATACGGTTATGCCGGCATCCATGTCGGGCCGTCGTGCGGCCGGCACGACCTGGAGAAGATGTGGCCACAGCTTGTCGATTGTTGGCGTGCGGCCGGCCTCGTCTCGCTCTTCTTTCGATTCTCACCGCTCGACACTCGTTCAGCGGAGTTCGCCAGCACGCTGCCGGGGTTGAACTTCTCCTGGCAGGGCGAGAATGTCGTGGTGCCGGTCGACCAGGGCGCCGATGCGGTCTGGAAGCAACTCGACGGGCGGGCTCGAACTGCCATTCGGAAGGCCGAGCGAGTTGGTTTGACCGCCGAGGTCCGCTACGCCGATCCGGCCGACCTGGGCCCCGGCAGCAGCTTCCGTCGGCTGTACGAGCAGACCATGACGCGAATTGGGAGCGACCCACGATATTTCTTCACCAATGCCTACTACCAGGCGCTACGTGACGGCCTCGGCAAGAATTTGTTGGTTGCCGAGGTGCGGGACGAGGTCGGTGCGCCGATCGCGTCGGCGCTGGTCATGCGGCACCTTGGGCTGGCCCATTATCATCTCGCCGGGTCCGCCGCCGAAGCTGGCCGGCGCGGGGCGAACAATCTCCTGGTCTGGTCGATTCTCCGCTGGTCCGCCGAGAACGATTGCCGGCGGGTGCACCTCGGCGGGGGAATCAGCGCCCGCGCGGACGACAGCCTCTTGATGTTCAAGCGCTCGTTCGGCGGCACCCGGGCACCATTCTGGACCGCCTCCCTCGTGGTCGACGAGGACGCGTACGAGTTGCTTGTGCAAACGGCAGCAACACGTAGCGGGCGGCCCGCCTCGACACTGCGCGCCTCCGGTTGGTTTCCCGCCTATCGCTCGACCTGA
- a CDS encoding DUF389 domain-containing protein, whose protein sequence is MLHLRVIAPADRSSEVVDLLAAEAGVTHLAVLPGAARQPEGDLILCDVVRESADGVLRSLQQLGVEARGGIAAEDVELTISASADRAAEEAPGSGADAVVWDEIAAKTGEQTELSGTYLVLIVVATMIAGIGVLLDQPILIVGAMVVGPEFGPLAALCVALFRRRLDVIGRSVQALTVGFLAAMVATVLSTWALTAAGLVTEEMLLAERPLTNFIWRPDALSWVVGLLAGVAGMLSLTSKKSGSLVGVLISVTTVPAAANVAVAAAYGVWDEAGGSALQLVINLCAIVVAGLLTLLVQQAWWWNLARRTRRPAAG, encoded by the coding sequence GTGCTGCACCTGAGGGTGATCGCTCCGGCGGACCGGTCCTCGGAGGTGGTCGACCTACTGGCCGCTGAGGCGGGGGTGACCCACCTGGCCGTGCTGCCCGGTGCGGCCCGGCAGCCGGAGGGCGACCTGATCCTCTGCGACGTGGTCCGCGAGAGCGCCGACGGCGTTCTGCGAAGCCTGCAGCAGCTCGGGGTGGAGGCGCGCGGCGGTATCGCCGCCGAGGACGTCGAGCTGACCATCTCCGCGTCGGCCGACCGGGCCGCGGAAGAGGCCCCCGGCAGTGGCGCCGACGCGGTGGTCTGGGACGAGATCGCGGCGAAGACCGGCGAACAGACCGAACTGTCCGGCACCTACCTGGTGTTGATCGTGGTGGCCACCATGATCGCCGGCATCGGCGTGCTGTTGGACCAGCCGATCCTCATCGTCGGGGCGATGGTGGTCGGCCCGGAGTTCGGCCCGCTCGCCGCGCTCTGCGTGGCGCTGTTCCGCCGCCGGCTCGACGTGATCGGCAGGTCCGTGCAGGCACTCACCGTCGGTTTCCTGGCGGCCATGGTGGCGACCGTGCTGAGCACCTGGGCGCTGACCGCCGCCGGCCTCGTGACCGAGGAGATGCTGCTCGCCGAGCGACCGCTCACCAACTTCATCTGGCGGCCGGACGCGCTGTCCTGGGTGGTGGGCCTGCTCGCCGGCGTCGCCGGCATGCTCTCCCTGACGTCGAAGAAGTCCGGCAGCCTGGTCGGCGTGCTCATCTCGGTGACCACGGTGCCGGCCGCGGCGAACGTGGCCGTCGCCGCCGCCTACGGAGTGTGGGACGAGGCGGGCGGCTCGGCACTCCAGCTCGTGATCAACCTGTGTGCGATCGTCGTCGCCGGACTGCTCACGCTCCTGGTGCAGCAGGCCTGGTGGTGGAACCTGGCTCGTCGGACCCGTCGTCCAGCAGCCGGGTGA
- a CDS encoding aminoglycoside phosphotransferase family protein — protein MHVDQVDVTVDVVTALVAQQFPQWRALPIRPLASTGTVNALFRVGTEIVLRFPLLPTTDPELRAELRQEQEYARLLAAHLPVAVPEPLGLGEPGEGYAGPWTAYRFIPGEPAQLDRIGDLDRFALDLASVVAALRGIDTGGRAWSGSGRGGPLPAQDAGVRSALALSGGLTDTARLAEVWDRCRDTPGQDAAVWIHADLMPGNLLVRDGRLAAVIDMETVNVGDPAVDLMPAWNMLDAGARETYRRALGVDDAMWERGRGWALLQAINALPYYIETNPAMAGIAQRTLRAVLE, from the coding sequence ATGCATGTGGATCAGGTCGACGTCACGGTGGACGTGGTCACCGCGTTGGTGGCCCAGCAGTTTCCGCAGTGGCGGGCGTTGCCCATTCGCCCACTCGCCTCCACCGGCACGGTGAACGCCCTGTTCCGGGTCGGTACGGAGATCGTGCTGCGGTTCCCGCTGCTACCGACCACCGATCCCGAGCTCCGCGCCGAGCTGCGGCAGGAGCAGGAGTACGCCAGGCTGCTCGCCGCGCACCTGCCGGTCGCGGTGCCCGAGCCGCTCGGCCTGGGTGAGCCGGGTGAGGGGTACGCGGGGCCGTGGACGGCGTACCGCTTCATCCCCGGGGAGCCCGCCCAGCTCGACCGGATCGGCGACCTGGACAGGTTCGCCCTCGATCTTGCCAGCGTCGTGGCCGCCCTGCGCGGCATCGACACCGGCGGTCGGGCCTGGTCCGGGTCCGGCCGGGGTGGCCCGCTGCCCGCCCAGGACGCAGGGGTCCGGTCGGCACTCGCCCTCAGCGGCGGATTGACCGACACCGCCCGGCTGGCCGAGGTGTGGGACCGCTGCCGGGACACCCCCGGGCAGGACGCCGCCGTGTGGATCCACGCCGACCTGATGCCGGGCAACCTGTTGGTCCGCGACGGCCGGCTGGCCGCGGTCATCGACATGGAAACCGTCAACGTGGGCGATCCTGCGGTGGACCTGATGCCGGCGTGGAACATGCTGGACGCCGGGGCGCGAGAGACGTACCGGCGGGCGCTGGGCGTGGACGACGCGATGTGGGAGCGGGGGCGCGGCTGGGCCTTGTTGCAGGCGATCAACGCGCTGCCGTACTACATCGAGACGAACCCGGCGATGGCCGGCATCGCCCAGCGCACCCTCCGGGCCGTACTCGAGTGA
- a CDS encoding Tex family protein translates to MTQSVHQRIADELGVAERQVRAAVELLDGGATVPFIARYRKEATGLLDDTQLRTLEERLRYLRELDERRAAVLESIRGQGKLDEALEAQIMAADSKSRLEDIYLPYKPKRRTRAQIAREAGLAPLAETLLADPSQDPRATAAGFVDAEKGVADAAAALEGARAILIETFAEDADLIGTLREQMWSRGRLASRVRDGQETAGAKFADYFDFSEPYPKLPSHRILAMFRGEKEGMLDLTMEPEEAGEADAVPTGPSRYEAAIAGRFGVSDAGRPADRWLADTVRWAWRTRILIHLGADLRMRLWQAAEEEAVRVFATNLRDLLLAAPAGTRATMGLDPGLRTGVKVAVVDATGKVLATDTIYPHEPRRQWDASVETLARLAGAHGVELIAIGNGTASRETDKLAGDLIARHPQLNLTKVMVSEAGASVYSASAYASQELPGMDVSLRGAVSIARRLQDPLAELVKIDPRSIGVGQYQHDLSEVKLSRSLDAVVEDCVNAVGVDVNTASAPLLTRVSGIGAGLAENIVLHRDANGPFRSRTELKKVARLGPKAFEQCAGFLRIPDGDDPLDSSSVHPEAYPVVRRILSSTGQDLRSVIGKSGILRGLRATDFVDDRFGLPTVTDILAELEKPGRDPRPEFRTATFVEGVEKISDLVPGMVLEGVVTNVAAFGAFVDVGVHQDGLVHVSAMSRTFVKDPREVVKSGDVVKVRVLDVDVPRKRISLTLRLEDEPAAAGGGRTSQEGRGGPAQRGPQGGRGGQDGRGGSAGRSGGQGGSGGQGGSGGQGGSGGRGGQGGSGGRGGQGGSGGRGGQGGSGGRGGQGGRGGQQRQGAPAPANDAMAEALRRAGLA, encoded by the coding sequence GTGACCCAGTCTGTTCATCAGCGGATCGCCGACGAGCTCGGCGTGGCCGAGCGTCAGGTGCGGGCGGCCGTCGAGCTGCTCGACGGCGGCGCCACCGTGCCGTTCATCGCCCGTTACCGCAAGGAGGCCACCGGCCTGCTCGACGACACCCAGCTGCGCACGCTGGAGGAGCGGCTGCGCTACCTGCGCGAGCTGGACGAGCGGCGGGCCGCGGTGCTGGAGTCGATCCGCGGCCAGGGCAAGTTGGACGAGGCCCTGGAAGCGCAGATCATGGCCGCCGACTCGAAGTCCCGGCTGGAGGACATCTACCTGCCGTACAAGCCGAAGCGGCGGACCCGTGCGCAGATCGCCCGCGAGGCCGGGTTGGCGCCGTTGGCCGAGACGCTGTTGGCCGACCCCAGCCAGGACCCCCGGGCCACCGCCGCCGGGTTCGTGGACGCCGAGAAGGGCGTCGCCGACGCCGCGGCTGCGCTGGAGGGCGCGCGGGCGATCCTGATCGAGACCTTCGCGGAGGACGCCGACCTGATCGGCACGCTGCGCGAGCAGATGTGGTCGCGCGGCCGGCTGGCTTCCCGGGTACGCGACGGTCAGGAGACCGCCGGCGCCAAGTTCGCCGACTACTTCGACTTCTCCGAGCCGTACCCGAAGCTGCCCTCGCACCGGATCCTGGCCATGTTCCGGGGCGAGAAGGAGGGGATGCTCGACCTGACCATGGAGCCGGAGGAGGCTGGCGAGGCCGACGCCGTTCCGACCGGTCCGAGCCGGTACGAGGCGGCCATCGCCGGCCGGTTCGGGGTGTCCGACGCGGGCCGCCCGGCCGACCGCTGGCTGGCCGACACCGTCCGCTGGGCGTGGCGTACCCGGATTCTCATCCACCTCGGCGCGGACCTGCGGATGCGGTTGTGGCAGGCAGCCGAGGAGGAGGCGGTACGCGTCTTCGCCACCAATCTGCGTGACCTGCTGCTGGCCGCCCCGGCCGGCACCCGGGCGACGATGGGGCTCGACCCGGGCCTGCGGACCGGCGTGAAGGTGGCCGTGGTGGACGCCACCGGCAAGGTGCTCGCCACCGACACGATCTACCCGCACGAGCCGCGCCGGCAGTGGGACGCGTCGGTCGAGACCCTGGCCCGGCTGGCCGGAGCCCACGGGGTGGAGCTGATCGCGATCGGCAACGGCACCGCCTCGCGGGAGACCGACAAGCTGGCCGGTGACCTGATCGCGCGGCACCCGCAGCTCAACCTGACCAAGGTGATGGTCTCCGAGGCCGGGGCGTCGGTCTACTCCGCCTCCGCGTACGCCTCGCAGGAGCTGCCCGGGATGGACGTGTCGCTGCGCGGCGCGGTCTCCATCGCCCGGCGGCTCCAGGACCCGCTCGCCGAGCTGGTCAAGATCGACCCGCGGTCGATCGGGGTCGGGCAGTACCAGCACGACCTGTCCGAGGTGAAGCTGTCCCGGTCGCTGGACGCGGTCGTGGAGGACTGCGTCAACGCGGTCGGGGTCGACGTCAACACCGCCTCCGCGCCGCTGCTGACCCGGGTCTCCGGGATCGGCGCCGGGCTGGCCGAGAACATCGTGCTGCACCGGGATGCCAACGGGCCGTTCCGGTCGCGTACCGAGTTGAAGAAGGTGGCGCGGCTCGGGCCGAAGGCATTCGAGCAGTGCGCCGGCTTCCTGCGCATCCCCGACGGCGACGACCCGTTGGACTCCTCCAGCGTGCACCCCGAGGCGTACCCGGTGGTGCGCCGGATCCTCTCCAGCACCGGGCAGGACCTGCGCTCGGTGATCGGCAAGAGCGGGATCCTGCGCGGGCTGCGGGCCACCGACTTCGTCGACGACCGGTTCGGCCTGCCCACCGTCACCGACATCCTCGCCGAGTTGGAGAAGCCGGGCCGTGATCCTCGCCCGGAGTTCCGCACCGCCACCTTCGTCGAGGGGGTGGAGAAGATCAGTGACCTGGTTCCGGGCATGGTGCTGGAGGGCGTGGTCACCAACGTGGCCGCGTTCGGCGCGTTCGTCGACGTCGGTGTGCACCAGGACGGTCTGGTGCACGTCTCGGCGATGTCCCGCACCTTCGTGAAGGACCCTCGCGAGGTGGTCAAGTCCGGTGACGTGGTCAAGGTCAGGGTGCTCGACGTGGACGTACCGCGTAAGCGCATCTCGCTGACCCTGCGCCTGGAGGACGAGCCGGCCGCCGCCGGTGGTGGTCGGACGAGCCAGGAGGGGCGCGGCGGCCCGGCACAGCGCGGACCGCAAGGCGGACGCGGCGGGCAGGACGGTCGAGGCGGTTCCGCCGGTCGCAGCGGCGGCCAGGGCGGGTCCGGCGGCCAGGGCGGGTCTGGCGGCCAGGGTGGATCCGGCGGTCGCGGTGGCCAGGGTGGATCCGGCGGTCGCGGTGGCCAGGGCGGATCCGGCGGTCGCGGTGGCCAGGGCGGATCCGGCGGTCGCGGCGGCCAGGGCGGACGGGGCGGGCAGCAGCGGCAGGGCGCGCCGGCGCCGGCCAACGACGCGATGGCGGAGGCCCTGCGCCGCGCCGGACTGGCCTGA
- a CDS encoding deoxyguanosinetriphosphate triphosphohydrolase family protein, translated as METPAEPRARRLFGGSARALGDLAANPFRADRDRIVGSPFFARLGGVTQVISPVGSGLLVHNRLTHSLKVAQVGRSIAERLTADEQMRDLLNKLGGCDPDVVEAAALAHDLGHPPFGHLGERVLDRLARQRLGLTDGFEGNAQSYRIVTSTEIRGAATTGLDLTAAVRAAMLKYPWTRLDYPDPHPRTMDPPPRGATPPPDDPESGSSKFGAYRTELDDLRQAREPFSGRIPDWQQTVEASVMDTADDIAYAIHDVEDFYRVGVLQQGSVSAELMAWQRESGQLRAITDAALATAARRPGAAIERLRRQLHRKDAWIADDDAFAAAVEHVREELVDGLLAMPFDGSIEAEQYVARFSARWSTRFVEAITVTDQPSVRSGYVLLGCAQWHEVQVLKFVHHRFVLARPDLALHQRGQARLLGTLVEALWEWLLDPEEESRLPRRLHDLVELAEAELHPRTPDRIGRARGRAIVDFVAQLTDGQAVAMLDALSGRSGALWTDAFVL; from the coding sequence ATGGAAACACCTGCGGAGCCGCGCGCCCGCCGGCTCTTCGGCGGCAGCGCCCGCGCCCTCGGCGACCTCGCCGCCAACCCGTTCCGCGCCGACCGGGACCGGATCGTGGGCTCGCCGTTCTTCGCCCGCCTCGGCGGTGTCACCCAGGTGATCAGCCCGGTCGGTTCCGGTCTGCTGGTGCACAACCGGCTCACCCACAGCCTGAAGGTCGCCCAGGTCGGCCGGTCGATCGCCGAACGGCTGACGGCCGACGAGCAAATGCGCGACCTGCTCAACAAGCTTGGCGGCTGCGACCCCGACGTGGTGGAGGCCGCCGCGCTCGCCCACGACCTCGGCCACCCACCCTTCGGGCACCTGGGGGAGCGGGTGCTGGACCGGCTGGCCCGCCAGCGCCTCGGCCTCACCGACGGCTTCGAGGGCAACGCCCAGTCGTACCGGATCGTCACCAGCACCGAGATCCGCGGCGCCGCCACCACCGGGTTGGATCTGACCGCGGCGGTCCGCGCGGCGATGTTGAAGTACCCGTGGACCCGGCTGGACTACCCCGACCCGCACCCACGCACGATGGACCCGCCGCCGCGCGGGGCCACCCCGCCGCCGGACGATCCCGAGAGCGGCTCGTCGAAGTTCGGCGCGTACCGCACCGAGCTCGACGACCTGCGGCAGGCGCGGGAGCCGTTCTCGGGTCGCATCCCGGACTGGCAGCAGACCGTGGAGGCGTCCGTGATGGACACCGCCGACGACATCGCGTACGCCATCCACGACGTGGAGGACTTCTACCGGGTCGGTGTGCTCCAGCAGGGGTCGGTCTCCGCCGAGCTGATGGCCTGGCAGCGCGAGAGCGGGCAACTCCGGGCGATCACCGACGCGGCGCTGGCCACCGCGGCCCGACGACCCGGGGCGGCGATCGAGCGGCTGCGTCGGCAACTGCACCGCAAGGACGCCTGGATCGCCGACGACGACGCCTTCGCCGCGGCCGTCGAGCACGTCCGCGAGGAGTTGGTCGACGGGCTGCTGGCGATGCCGTTCGACGGTTCGATCGAGGCCGAGCAGTACGTGGCGCGGTTCTCCGCCCGCTGGTCCACCCGGTTCGTCGAGGCGATCACGGTGACCGACCAGCCCTCGGTGCGCTCCGGGTACGTGCTGCTGGGCTGCGCGCAGTGGCACGAGGTCCAGGTGTTGAAGTTCGTCCACCACCGCTTCGTGCTGGCCCGGCCGGATCTCGCCCTGCACCAGCGGGGTCAGGCCCGGCTGCTCGGCACCCTGGTCGAGGCGCTCTGGGAGTGGCTGCTCGACCCGGAGGAGGAGTCCCGGCTGCCCCGCCGACTGCACGACCTGGTCGAGTTGGCCGAGGCGGAGCTGCACCCGCGTACCCCGGACCGGATCGGTCGAGCCCGGGGACGGGCCATCGTGGATTTCGTCGCGCAGCTCACCGACGGCCAGGCGGTGGCCATGCTGGACGCGCTCTCCGGCCGCTCCGGTGCCCTCTGGACCGACGCCTTCGTGCTCTGA
- a CDS encoding MBL fold metallo-hydrolase has translation MARAQSTDVERSLGRRMRGAAGLAALAGLAWAARDVPAALGGRLSGARAERAARSPQFREGTFHNQAGTRTMIAEPGRNLLRELIFGKQKRRPTAPVPLLRPSASVPPGHAGAPEAADELNIVWYGHASTLIEIEGRRVLLDPVWSDRCSPSGLVGPRRLHEPPVRLDELPPLDAILISHDHYDHLDMPTVRALLAGQSAPFLVPLGVGAHLDRWGVPADRIIELDWSESHQVAGLEITATAAQHFSGRGLRRDGTLWSSWVVAGARRKVFYTGDSGYFDGYAAIGAEHGPFDVTLMQIGAYDRAWPTIHMFPEEAVSAHLDLRGGLFVPVHWATFNLALHDWSEPVDRLWAEAKARDVRLAVPRPGERVVVDEPPAVDGWWQAVA, from the coding sequence ATGGCGCGAGCGCAGAGCACGGACGTCGAACGGTCGCTCGGGCGACGGATGCGGGGCGCGGCCGGGCTGGCCGCTCTGGCCGGCCTGGCCTGGGCTGCCCGGGATGTCCCGGCGGCGCTCGGTGGCCGGCTCAGCGGGGCCCGAGCCGAACGGGCGGCCCGTTCGCCCCAGTTCCGCGAGGGCACCTTCCACAACCAGGCCGGCACCCGCACCATGATCGCCGAGCCGGGCCGCAACCTGCTCCGCGAGCTGATCTTCGGCAAGCAGAAACGGCGCCCGACCGCACCCGTGCCGCTGCTGCGCCCCAGCGCCTCCGTGCCGCCAGGGCACGCCGGCGCGCCGGAGGCCGCCGACGAGCTCAACATCGTCTGGTACGGCCACGCCTCGACGCTTATCGAGATCGAGGGCCGGCGGGTGCTGCTCGACCCGGTGTGGAGCGACAGGTGCTCCCCCTCGGGTCTGGTCGGCCCCCGACGGCTGCACGAGCCGCCGGTACGTTTGGACGAGCTGCCCCCGCTGGACGCCATCCTGATCTCACACGACCACTACGACCACCTGGACATGCCGACCGTGCGGGCGCTGCTCGCCGGGCAGTCCGCGCCGTTCCTGGTGCCGCTCGGGGTGGGCGCGCACCTGGACCGCTGGGGTGTGCCGGCCGACCGGATCATCGAACTGGACTGGTCCGAGTCGCACCAGGTCGCCGGGCTGGAGATCACCGCCACCGCCGCCCAGCACTTCTCCGGGCGGGGGCTGCGCCGCGACGGCACGCTCTGGAGCTCGTGGGTGGTGGCGGGGGCCCGCCGCAAGGTCTTCTACACCGGCGACTCCGGCTACTTCGACGGGTACGCGGCGATCGGCGCCGAGCACGGGCCGTTCGACGTGACGCTGATGCAGATCGGCGCGTACGACCGGGCCTGGCCGACGATCCACATGTTCCCCGAGGAGGCGGTCAGCGCCCACCTCGACCTGCGGGGCGGGCTGTTCGTCCCGGTGCACTGGGCGACGTTCAACCTGGCCCTGCACGACTGGTCCGAGCCGGTCGACCGGCTGTGGGCCGAGGCGAAGGCCCGCGACGTACGGCTCGCCGTGCCCCGCCCCGGCGAGCGGGTGGTGGTCGACGAGCCTCCCGCCGTCGACGGCTGGTGGCAGGCCGTCGCCTAG
- a CDS encoding serine hydrolase, with protein MRLNRRTALGLGTVATAGTVLGAAAPASAAEAATEAAPTTPDRAARRVATVFNKHSAEAGGNWQAYVSVADPAGAPVVAVQADADRRIEAYSVNKIAVATAVLDKVDRGLLTLDQRVEVTAEIVVPGGDGVFSLDGAYPSSVTLGHVLATFLTLSDDTSVRLCGLVCPAAEINSILVAKGFPNTQVQPVANPNRYFLGTSTPRETHDLLRALVGGTLLSPASTTYMLGLLRSPIAFTDGIRRTMSSDERARIATKAGWYGDARHEAGVIFDRSGAAVLTYALFADGQANPEDFGATHPAVQARAAMGPKFLAAVDRIAGTGKTFRINARRPSNGG; from the coding sequence ATGCGACTGAACCGTAGGACGGCGCTCGGGTTGGGTACGGTGGCCACCGCCGGCACGGTGCTGGGCGCCGCCGCCCCGGCGAGCGCCGCCGAGGCGGCCACCGAGGCCGCACCGACCACACCCGATCGGGCCGCCCGTCGGGTCGCCACCGTCTTCAACAAGCACAGCGCCGAGGCCGGCGGCAACTGGCAGGCGTACGTCAGCGTGGCCGACCCGGCCGGCGCGCCGGTCGTCGCGGTGCAGGCCGACGCGGATCGGCGGATCGAGGCGTACAGCGTCAACAAGATCGCCGTCGCCACGGCGGTGCTCGACAAGGTCGACCGGGGGCTGCTCACCCTGGACCAGCGGGTCGAGGTGACCGCGGAGATCGTGGTGCCGGGCGGTGACGGCGTCTTCAGCCTGGACGGCGCGTACCCGAGCAGTGTGACCCTCGGGCATGTGCTGGCCACCTTCCTGACGCTCTCCGACGACACGTCGGTGCGGCTGTGCGGGCTGGTCTGCCCGGCCGCCGAGATCAACTCCATCCTGGTCGCCAAGGGCTTCCCGAACACCCAGGTCCAGCCGGTCGCCAACCCGAACCGGTACTTCCTCGGCACCAGCACTCCCCGGGAGACGCACGACCTGCTGCGGGCCCTGGTCGGCGGCACCCTGCTCTCCCCCGCCTCGACGACGTACATGCTGGGCCTGCTGCGTTCCCCGATCGCGTTCACCGACGGCATCCGGCGCACCATGTCCTCCGACGAGCGGGCGCGGATCGCCACGAAGGCCGGCTGGTACGGCGACGCCCGGCACGAGGCCGGTGTGATCTTCGACCGGTCCGGTGCGGCGGTACTCACCTACGCGCTGTTCGCCGACGGGCAGGCCAACCCGGAGGACTTCGGCGCCACCCACCCGGCGGTGCAGGCCCGGGCCGCCATGGGCCCCAAGTTCCTGGCCGCGGTGGACCGCATCGCGGGCACGGGCAAGACGTTCCGGATCAACGCGCGGCGCCCCAGCAACGGCGGCTAG
- a CDS encoding SDR family NAD(P)-dependent oxidoreductase, producing MSRVVVIVGASSGVGRATARAFAERGDRLVLAARATTTLAEVRAECADADVLTVPTDVTEPGALEALAGAAIDHFGGVDVWVHTAAVMAYGRFDELPGRVFDQVVRTDLLGTADSVRVALRHFRAAGAGTIVLTGSLLGHVTAPYMSAYVTSKWGLQGLARTVQQELRDSPRIRLCLVNPGSVDTPVYQQAANYLGRVGRPPPPVTSPQRVARAIVNCVDRPRREVSVGRLNVVLRAGFTVLPGVYDMLVGPLMRVAGLSGRPVAAQDGSVFTPNPAGEAVRGGHLPDLRQLVFGPLGAVGAALRRRLG from the coding sequence GTGAGCCGGGTGGTGGTGATCGTCGGCGCGAGCAGCGGGGTCGGCCGGGCGACGGCTCGGGCGTTCGCCGAGCGCGGCGACCGCCTGGTCCTCGCGGCCCGTGCCACCACGACCCTGGCCGAGGTACGCGCGGAGTGCGCCGACGCCGACGTGCTGACCGTGCCGACCGACGTCACCGAGCCGGGCGCGCTGGAGGCGCTCGCGGGTGCGGCGATCGATCACTTCGGCGGCGTCGACGTCTGGGTGCACACGGCCGCGGTGATGGCCTACGGGCGCTTCGACGAGCTGCCCGGGCGGGTCTTCGACCAGGTGGTACGGACCGACCTGCTCGGCACCGCCGACTCGGTGCGGGTGGCGTTGCGGCACTTCCGGGCTGCCGGGGCCGGCACGATCGTCCTCACCGGCTCGCTGCTCGGGCACGTCACCGCGCCGTACATGAGCGCGTACGTGACCAGCAAGTGGGGGTTGCAGGGCCTGGCCAGAACGGTGCAGCAGGAGCTGCGCGACAGCCCGCGGATCCGGCTGTGTCTGGTCAACCCGGGCAGTGTGGACACTCCCGTGTACCAGCAGGCGGCCAACTATCTGGGCCGGGTCGGCCGACCTCCACCGCCGGTCACCAGCCCGCAACGGGTGGCCCGGGCCATCGTGAACTGTGTCGACCGGCCCCGCCGCGAGGTGTCCGTGGGTCGGCTCAACGTGGTGCTGCGAGCCGGCTTCACCGTGCTGCCGGGGGTCTACGACATGTTGGTCGGGCCGTTGATGCGGGTGGCGGGCCTCAGTGGACGGCCGGTCGCCGCACAGGACGGCTCGGTCTTCACTCCGAACCCGGCCGGGGAGGCGGTACGCGGCGGTCATCTTCCCGACCTGCGACAACTCGTGTTCGGACCGTTGGGTGCGGTGGGCGCCGCATTGCGCCGACGGCTCGGCTGA